In Leptodesmis sichuanensis A121, the following are encoded in one genomic region:
- a CDS encoding CU044_2847 family protein: MTFAESRSDTVPVQLPNGAVVKVEVSSTGREDVGFDVKQFQPVADAIEGVVLMIAAPIQKVKPKKATVKFGMELAIESGQLTAVIVKGSGKGNLEITLEWEAPTKE; this comes from the coding sequence ATGACCTTTGCAGAATCTCGCAGTGATACTGTTCCAGTTCAGCTTCCCAATGGGGCTGTCGTCAAAGTTGAGGTGTCCAGTACGGGGCGGGAAGATGTAGGGTTTGATGTAAAACAGTTTCAGCCAGTTGCCGATGCGATCGAAGGGGTGGTGCTGATGATTGCCGCCCCGATTCAGAAGGTGAAACCTAAGAAGGCGACGGTGAAGTTCGGCATGGAACTGGCGATCGAGTCTGGGCAACTGACGGCAGTAATTGTCAAGGGTTCTGGCAAAGGAAATTTAGAGATTACACTGGAGTGGGAAGCGCCGACCAAGGAGTAA
- a CDS encoding UPF0175 family protein encodes MQITLNLPDSLSQTETFNQSDWLREIAIALFQQERISLSRASKIAGMEIMDFQKLLADRGICVHYDVEDLEQDVQHLRDRGWL; translated from the coding sequence ATGCAAATTACCCTGAATCTACCTGATAGCCTCAGCCAAACTGAAACCTTCAACCAGAGCGACTGGCTCCGGGAGATTGCTATTGCTCTGTTTCAGCAAGAGCGGATTTCCCTCAGCCGCGCCAGCAAGATTGCCGGGATGGAAATCATGGACTTTCAGAAGCTGCTGGCCGATCGCGGCATTTGCGTTCACTATGATGTGGAGGATCTTGAGCAAGATGTTCAGCACCTGCGCGATCGGGGTTGGCTATGA
- a CDS encoding IS982 family transposase, whose product MFTIEEFIIAVFCCVDDLLKAITQGQPIRAKGFAPALSDSEVMTMEIVAEYQGIDTDQAIWRYFRRHWLEWFPGLGSRSAFVRQAANLWQYKQRLQQHLSTELGAFADEVHLVDGIPIPLCGFSRAPECRSFKGIAAYGYCAAKKQFYYGFHGHLLISATGVITGFSLTPANGSEREALWDMVQTIHGWLIGDKGYLSAALQQELRAVGIELETALRSNMQDTREPAWVALLQRIRRLIETVIGQLVERFSIEKVWARDLWHLTSRINRKLLAHTVCRWLNRHSADPLQFDQLVSQ is encoded by the coding sequence ATGTTTACTATCGAAGAGTTTATCATTGCAGTTTTTTGCTGTGTGGACGATTTGCTGAAGGCAATCACTCAAGGGCAACCCATCCGAGCCAAAGGATTTGCCCCTGCCTTGTCCGACAGTGAGGTAATGACGATGGAAATTGTGGCAGAGTACCAAGGGATTGATACAGACCAGGCAATTTGGCGCTATTTCCGTCGGCACTGGTTGGAGTGGTTTCCTGGCTTGGGCAGTCGTTCTGCCTTTGTCCGTCAGGCTGCAAACCTCTGGCAGTACAAGCAACGACTCCAGCAGCACCTGTCCACTGAGTTAGGGGCTTTTGCTGATGAGGTGCATCTGGTCGATGGCATTCCTATCCCGTTGTGTGGGTTTAGTCGTGCCCCGGAGTGTCGCAGTTTCAAGGGGATTGCTGCTTACGGTTACTGCGCGGCTAAAAAGCAGTTCTATTATGGCTTTCATGGTCATTTGCTCATCAGTGCGACAGGGGTGATTACAGGGTTTAGCCTCACCCCAGCCAATGGCAGTGAACGCGAGGCATTGTGGGACATGGTGCAGACGATTCATGGTTGGCTCATTGGCGACAAAGGTTACCTCTCTGCCGCTCTCCAGCAAGAGCTTCGAGCTGTGGGGATTGAACTAGAAACTGCCCTGCGCTCCAATATGCAGGATACTCGTGAGCCTGCTTGGGTGGCGTTACTCCAACGAATTAGACGACTGATTGAAACGGTGATTGGGCAATTAGTCGAACGCTTCTCAATTGAGAAGGTCTGGGCACGAGATTTATGGCATTTGACCAGTCGCATCAATCGCAAGCTTCTAGCTCATACCGTTTGTCGATGGCTCAACCGTCACAGTGCTGACCCCTTGCAGTTCGACCAGCTTGTGTCACAGTAG
- a CDS encoding DUF3368 domain-containing protein: MIVVSDTSALSNLALVHNLWLLEAIYQTVIIPDVVANELAAASNPTISAILQLTWIQTQSLTSSQLADQLQQDRGLDAGEAYAIALALEIQADDLLIDERLGRQEAIRLGLSIIGILGILLVAKQRSFIPQVQPVMDALIDQAGFRVSPQLYQRILALAQEP; the protein is encoded by the coding sequence ATGATCGTTGTCAGTGATACCTCTGCCCTTTCAAATCTTGCCCTTGTCCATAACCTTTGGTTGCTAGAAGCTATTTACCAAACGGTGATCATTCCTGACGTTGTTGCCAACGAACTGGCAGCAGCCAGCAATCCCACTATCTCAGCCATTCTCCAACTGACCTGGATTCAAACCCAATCCCTCACCAGCTCTCAACTGGCTGACCAACTACAACAAGACCGGGGACTGGATGCTGGAGAAGCCTATGCCATTGCACTAGCACTTGAGATACAAGCCGACGACCTACTCATTGATGAAAGATTGGGACGACAAGAAGCTATTCGGCTTGGGCTTTCTATCATTGGTATTCTGGGTATTTTGCTCGTGGCTAAACAAAGAAGCTTCATCCCTCAAGTTCAACCCGTTATGGATGCCCTGATTGACCAAGCCGGTTTTCGCGTCAGCCCCCAGCTATATCAGCGAATCTTAGCCCTTGCCCAAGAGCCTTAA
- a CDS encoding HEAT repeat domain-containing protein, producing MTPLEDLLRQCTVKITVLGGWGTGFFVAPGLILTCAHVVRKAADLQVTVVYPTRESPLLATVKAQADDRKTLDLALVELTEPLLAHPCVLLDEEAVAIGQALYSYGYLESYANAAPVHPVNEGLTGDTPPLLKLQGAQVEKGISGAALLNLKTGKVCGMVKETRAAGFDLGGGAIPTRVILEQFPELRELQQAFHRGDRRWINLITPPRIDFQLYLQAILTNEDYREWQEVYTPTTVEDRRRMPEPETTIAFQRRFSSRLKLRAEIVKLDKQEQDNQPNGVREPQERVEQWDVLAGLRNYATEHVVLIGKPGSGKSTSLERLLWEEAEKALQDPNARIPVLVKLRRCTGTIEGLIRDFLVGHQVALEIAQIEELLRQGRFLLLLDGLNELPKAFETEVANFRDRYRRTTPMIVSTRDLGGGNTLGIEKTLKMLPLTEPQMREFVRGYLVEKGDRLFQNLQGDRLRKFAETPLLLWMLCRVFAHNGKVPDNLGFAFREFAQLYDQKLQADVPADSRDQWHRLLRHLAFVMMQGKTAIDLELSIPREEAEDCLTAYLRQEGWSNPRECAERWLQDLLKYHLIQPVIQPNFEEHIEFRHQLIQEYYAAEALLVQLPNLTNKHLQSEYLNYLKWTEPVALMLALVADKGQAVRLVQQALVVDLRLAARLSGEVRAVFQASTVDIIQQHYAAVECPSWLLVDFFDQSRSEAVIESLLNVLQHADESVRMNAARTLGKIGSEAAIAGLLQALLDSSHHVRTNAARALGKIGSEAAITGLVQALYENNDLGIAELGVAEALVSDGSEAAIAGLVQALADLSHYKRIKIAVALGKIDSEATLLKALADLSHYERMTVATALGNIGSEALSKIDSEATLLKALADSSHHVRMTAATALGNIGSEAAIVGLLQLLSDSDRDVRRRAISALGKIGSEAALLKALADSPRDVRESAAMALGNIGSEAAITGLLQALADSDRDVRWRAVSALGKIGSEAAIVGLLQALASAAVRVRRSAATALGNIGSEAAIPGLLQALADSDRDVRLNAAEALGNIGSEAGIPTLLQALADENNNVRQRSTRALGNISSEAAIAGLLQALADADKYVRKIATEALGNISSDVAITGLLQALADSDGDVRKIATEALVNIGSDAAIAGLLQVLADSSHHVRMTAATALVNIGSDAAIAGLLQALADADKYVRLNAAEALVNIGSEVAIAGLLQALADADRNVRQRAAKALSKIGSEQAIIGLLNALQDADWDVRKSAVEALGKIGSGQAIMGLLNVLHTDYSMRWITAEALGQIAKSQSEALAPHLPHLLTLIPTKSGESAYRVILAIQENCKFYNYGLWQAHLTVQNADRPQSQNSAPNAITIQTLERLTIMTGKAPIFNQQHATIGVNYAAEGSTIEFTQHTSSSEQTFEILLTDYQQFIEQLQQKYSTLADSTTVPQIIEVEAKLIETQDQQRGQNFLNLKRLWNGGKKASIKVGEHFAENNVWAKGAIAFLEGVSEDAK from the coding sequence TTGACCCCGTTAGAGGATCTGCTGCGACAGTGTACAGTCAAGATCACCGTTCTTGGTGGTTGGGGGACGGGCTTTTTTGTAGCTCCGGGGTTGATTCTCACCTGTGCCCATGTGGTGCGGAAAGCGGCTGATTTGCAGGTCACTGTGGTTTATCCAACACGAGAATCGCCTCTGTTGGCTACCGTGAAGGCACAAGCAGATGATCGTAAAACGCTTGACCTAGCTCTCGTTGAACTCACTGAACCGCTGCTTGCTCATCCGTGTGTGCTTTTGGATGAGGAGGCAGTCGCCATTGGTCAAGCCCTGTATAGCTACGGCTATTTAGAGTCCTACGCCAATGCAGCCCCCGTGCATCCAGTCAACGAAGGGCTGACGGGAGACACGCCACCTTTACTGAAACTGCAAGGGGCACAAGTTGAGAAAGGAATCAGCGGAGCCGCATTGCTGAATCTCAAGACAGGAAAGGTGTGCGGCATGGTCAAAGAAACCCGTGCTGCTGGGTTTGATTTGGGCGGTGGGGCAATTCCAACCCGGGTGATTTTGGAGCAGTTTCCTGAGTTGCGCGAACTCCAACAAGCGTTTCATAGGGGCGATCGCCGCTGGATAAACCTGATTACACCGCCCAGAATTGACTTTCAGCTCTATTTACAAGCTATCCTTACCAACGAAGATTATCGGGAGTGGCAAGAGGTTTACACACCCACAACGGTGGAAGATCGGCGGCGAATGCCAGAGCCGGAGACCACGATCGCTTTCCAACGTCGGTTTTCATCGCGTTTGAAGTTGCGGGCGGAGATTGTGAAACTTGACAAACAGGAGCAGGATAATCAACCCAATGGGGTACGAGAACCGCAAGAGCGAGTTGAGCAATGGGATGTTTTGGCAGGGCTGCGAAACTATGCGACAGAGCATGTGGTGCTGATCGGCAAGCCTGGATCGGGAAAGTCTACTTCACTGGAACGGTTGCTGTGGGAAGAAGCAGAGAAGGCGTTGCAAGATCCCAACGCTCGAATTCCAGTGCTAGTGAAGTTACGTCGCTGCACTGGAACCATTGAGGGACTGATTCGAGATTTCCTGGTGGGTCATCAGGTCGCCCTAGAGATTGCCCAAATTGAGGAACTGTTGCGTCAGGGTAGATTCCTGCTGTTGCTGGATGGCTTGAACGAGTTACCGAAAGCTTTTGAGACAGAGGTGGCTAATTTCCGCGATCGCTATCGTCGTACTACACCGATGATTGTCTCAACGCGGGACTTGGGTGGGGGTAACACCTTGGGCATTGAGAAAACCCTGAAAATGTTGCCTCTGACGGAACCGCAAATGCGCGAGTTTGTGCGGGGGTATCTGGTAGAAAAGGGCGATCGGCTGTTTCAGAATCTTCAGGGTGATAGACTCCGCAAGTTTGCTGAGACGCCGCTGCTGTTGTGGATGCTCTGTCGGGTATTCGCTCACAATGGCAAGGTTCCTGACAATCTCGGATTCGCATTTCGGGAATTTGCCCAACTTTATGACCAAAAACTCCAAGCAGATGTCCCGGCGGATTCTAGAGATCAGTGGCATCGATTGCTGCGGCATCTAGCTTTTGTCATGATGCAGGGAAAAACCGCGATCGATCTTGAGCTATCGATACCCAGGGAGGAAGCGGAAGACTGTTTAACGGCATATTTGCGGCAAGAAGGTTGGTCAAATCCCAGAGAGTGTGCCGAACGCTGGCTTCAGGATCTTCTGAAATATCACCTGATTCAACCCGTTATTCAACCCAACTTTGAGGAACACATTGAGTTTCGCCACCAACTAATTCAGGAATATTATGCGGCAGAGGCGTTGTTGGTGCAGTTGCCGAATCTTACGAATAAGCACTTGCAAAGTGAGTATTTGAATTATTTGAAGTGGACAGAACCCGTAGCGTTGATGCTGGCGCTTGTGGCGGATAAGGGGCAGGCGGTGCGACTAGTGCAGCAGGCGTTGGTGGTGGATTTGCGGCTGGCGGCGAGGTTGTCCGGGGAGGTACGAGCGGTGTTTCAAGCCAGTACTGTGGATATCATTCAGCAGCACTATGCTGCGGTTGAATGTCCGTCTTGGTTACTCGTGGATTTTTTTGATCAAAGCCGTTCTGAAGCGGTCATAGAAAGCTTACTCAACGTCCTTCAACATGCAGACGAGTCTGTCCGTATGAATGCTGCTAGGACATTAGGCAAGATCGGCTCAGAGGCGGCGATTGCGGGCTTACTACAGGCATTGTTAGATTCATCCCATCACGTGCGTACGAATGCCGCTAGGGCACTGGGCAAGATCGGCTCGGAGGCAGCGATTACGGGCTTAGTCCAAGCACTGTATGAAAACAACGATTTGGGTATTGCCGAGTTGGGTGTTGCCGAGGCATTAGTCAGCGACGGCTCAGAGGCGGCAATTGCGGGCTTAGTCCAGGCCCTGGCAGATTTAAGCCACTACAAGCGTATTAAAATTGCTGTTGCATTAGGCAAGATCGACTCAGAAGCGACGTTACTCAAGGCACTGGCAGATTTAAGCCACTACGAGCGTATGACGGTAGCCACTGCATTGGGAAACATCGGCTCAGAGGCCTTGAGCAAAATCGACTCAGAAGCGACGTTACTCAAGGCGCTGGCAGATTCAAGCCACCACGTGCGTATGACGGCAGCCACTGCATTGGGAAACATCGGCTCAGAGGCGGCTATTGTGGGCTTACTCCAGTTGCTAAGCGATTCAGACAGGGACGTGCGTCGAAGGGCCATCAGTGCATTAGGCAAAATCGGCTCGGAAGCAGCTTTACTTAAGGCACTGGCAGATTCACCCCGTGACGTGCGTGAGAGTGCCGCTATGGCATTAGGCAACATTGGCTCAGAAGCGGCTATTACGGGCTTACTCCAAGCACTAGCAGATTCAGACAGGGACGTGCGCTGGCGTGCCGTCAGTGCATTAGGCAAGATCGGCTCAGAGGCGGCGATTGTGGGCTTACTCCAAGCACTGGCAAGTGCAGCGGTTCGGGTGCGTCGGAGTGCAGCCACAGCATTGGGAAATATCGGCTCAGAAGCAGCGATCCCGGGCTTACTCCAAGCACTAGCAGATTCAGACAGGGACGTGCGTTTGAATGCCGCCGAGGCATTAGGCAACATTGGCTCAGAGGCGGGAATCCCAACCTTACTCCAAGCATTGGCAGATGAAAATAACAATGTGCGTCAGAGGTCTACCAGGGCACTGGGCAACATCAGCTCAGAGGCGGCGATTGCGGGCTTACTCCAAGCGCTAGCAGATGCAGACAAGTACGTGCGTAAGATTGCCACCGAGGCGTTGGGAAACATCAGCTCAGATGTGGCGATTACGGGCTTGCTTCAGGCGCTAGCAGATTCAGATGGGGACGTGCGTAAGATTGCCACCGAGGCATTGGTCAACATCGGCTCAGATGCGGCGATTGCAGGCTTACTTCAAGTACTCGCAGATTCAAGCCATCATGTGCGTATGACGGCAGCCACTGCATTGGTCAACATCGGCTCAGATGCGGCGATTGCGGGCTTACTCCAAGCGCTAGCAGATGCAGACAAGTACGTGCGTTTAAATGCCGCTGAGGCATTGGTCAACATCGGCTCAGAGGTGGCGATTGCGGGCTTACTTCAAGCGCTAGCAGATGCAGATAGGAACGTGCGTCAGAGAGCCGCTAAGGCATTGAGCAAGATTGGCTCAGAGCAGGCGATTATAGGTTTACTCAACGCACTGCAAGATGCAGACTGGGACGTGCGTAAGAGTGCTGTCGAGGCATTGGGCAAGATCGGCTCAGGGCAGGCGATTATGGGTTTACTCAACGTACTACATACAGACTACTCCATGCGTTGGATCACGGCAGAGGCGCTAGGTCAGATTGCCAAGAGTCAATCAGAAGCGCTCGCCCCTCATCTACCCCATCTCCTCACCCTTATTCCCACTAAATCAGGCGAATCTGCCTACAGAGTAATTCTCGCTATCCAAGAGAACTGCAAATTCTACAACTACGGACTTTGGCAAGCTCATCTAACTGTGCAGAACGCCGATCGCCCCCAAAGCCAGAACAGCGCTCCAAACGCTATAACCATACAAACCCTGGAGAGGTTGACCATCATGACCGGCAAAGCACCGATATTCAACCAGCAACACGCAACCATTGGCGTGAACTATGCCGCTGAAGGCAGCACCATAGAATTCACCCAGCACACCAGTTCTTCTGAGCAAACCTTTGAGATTCTGCTTACCGACTACCAGCAATTTATTGAGCAACTTCAGCAGAAATATTCCACCCTGGCAGACTCAACCACCGTTCCGCAAATTATTGAAGTCGAAGCAAAACTCATCGAAACCCAAGATCAACAGCGGGGGCAAAATTTTCTCAATCTCAAACGACTGTGGAACGGTGGCAAGAAAGCAAGCATCAAAGTTGGCGAACACTTTGCTGAAAACAATGTTTGGGCAAAAGGGGCGATCGCCTTTCTCGAAGGTGTCAGCGAAGATGCGAAATAA
- a CDS encoding helix-turn-helix domain-containing protein encodes MTEEIGVQASSGNVFADLSLENADELLVKAELARRISSIITTQQMTQIEAAEALGIDQPKISALINGKLAGFSTARLFRFLNALGRDVEIVVKPKSHAQAQTRVVAS; translated from the coding sequence ATGACTGAAGAAATTGGAGTACAAGCCAGTAGCGGCAACGTGTTTGCAGATTTGAGTTTGGAAAATGCTGACGAATTGCTGGTTAAAGCAGAACTTGCTCGGCGGATCAGCAGTATCATTACAACTCAACAAATGACCCAAATTGAGGCAGCAGAGGCGTTAGGAATTGACCAACCTAAAATCTCGGCATTAATCAATGGAAAATTAGCAGGTTTTTCGACCGCACGATTGTTTCGCTTTCTCAATGCTTTGGGGCGAGATGTGGAAATTGTAGTGAAACCCAAATCTCATGCACAAGCTCAAACGCGCGTTGTTGCTTCGTGA
- a CDS encoding HNH endonuclease encodes MPISDEVRQAIRERANYICEYCHSPERLSANRFTVDHVIPKSLGGSDALDNLALACRRCNERRYNFVAGIDPETQEIVPIFNPRKQKWAEHFVWQDKGVVIGGTTPIGRATCLRLDLNDTRYPEEDSIRATRRFWIQTGLHPPAGDPCQA; translated from the coding sequence ATGCCAATCAGTGATGAAGTCAGGCAGGCTATTCGAGAGCGTGCTAACTATATCTGCGAGTATTGTCACTCTCCAGAACGGTTGAGTGCTAATCGGTTTACGGTTGATCATGTCATCCCAAAATCTTTGGGGGGTTCCGATGCACTCGACAATCTTGCGCTGGCGTGTCGTCGTTGCAACGAGAGGCGTTACAATTTTGTGGCTGGTATCGATCCAGAGACCCAAGAAATTGTTCCCATTTTTAATCCTCGCAAACAAAAATGGGCAGAGCATTTTGTTTGGCAAGATAAGGGCGTTGTCATAGGAGGAACGACACCCATTGGTCGCGCAACTTGCCTGCGGCTTGATTTGAATGATACTCGTTATCCAGAGGAAGATTCTATTCGAGCAACCAGACGATTTTGGATACAAACCGGATTACACCCTCCAGCAGGTGATCCGTGTCAAGCTTGA
- a CDS encoding UPF0175 family protein, with amino-acid sequence MQITIDLPDNLALTEADLRREMAIALFQQNYVSLGRASKIAGIYITDFQKLLADRGICVHYDVEDLEQDVQHLRDRGWL; translated from the coding sequence ATGCAAATTACCATCGACCTGCCTGATAACCTAGCCCTCACAGAAGCAGACCTGCGCCGAGAAATGGCGATCGCGCTCTTTCAGCAAAACTATGTCAGTCTTGGTAGAGCCAGCAAAATTGCCGGAATTTACATTACGGACTTTCAAAAACTACTGGCAGATCGCGGTATCTGTGTTCACTACGATGTGGAAGACCTTGAGCAGGATGTTCAGCATCTGCGCGATCGGGGTTGGCTATGA
- a CDS encoding type II toxin-antitoxin system RelE/ParE family toxin encodes MNALPKPVEWVGSSLEDLKEFPEDVRQTVGYALYLAQCGEKHPSAKPLKGFRGTGVLEIVENFDGDTYRAVYTVKLAGVVYVLHAFQKKSKQGIATPKQDIDLIEARLKRAKEHYSQNYSKHQGE; translated from the coding sequence ATGAACGCATTGCCAAAGCCAGTTGAATGGGTCGGAAGCTCTCTGGAAGATTTGAAGGAGTTTCCGGAGGATGTGCGGCAAACGGTTGGGTACGCACTGTACTTGGCCCAATGTGGTGAAAAGCACCCCTCAGCCAAGCCGCTCAAAGGATTTAGGGGAACTGGGGTACTGGAAATTGTAGAAAATTTTGACGGAGATACTTATCGAGCCGTCTACACGGTAAAACTGGCTGGAGTGGTCTACGTCTTACACGCTTTCCAGAAAAAATCAAAGCAAGGTATTGCTACGCCTAAGCAGGATATTGACCTGATCGAAGCAAGACTGAAGCGAGCCAAGGAACACTATTCACAAAACTACAGCAAACATCAAGGAGAGTAA
- a CDS encoding DUF3368 domain-containing protein translates to MIVVSDTSALSNLAIVDHLRLLEAIYQTVIIPDVVARELAAASNPTISAILQLGWIQTQPLTNSELADQLQQDRGLDAGEANAIALALELQADDLLIDERLGRKEALRLGLSIIGILGILLVAKQRSLIPQVQPVMDALINQAGFRVSTQLYQRILALAQEP, encoded by the coding sequence ATGATCGTCGTCAGCGACACCTCCGCCCTCTCCAATCTCGCCATTGTCGATCATCTCCGATTACTAGAAGCTATTTACCAAACCGTGATTATCCCCGACGTTGTTGCCAGAGAACTAGCAGCCGCCAGCAATCCAACGATTTCAGCCATTCTTCAACTGGGCTGGATTCAAACCCAACCCCTCACAAACTCCGAACTCGCCGACCAGCTTCAACAAGATCGAGGACTGGATGCCGGAGAAGCCAATGCTATTGCACTAGCCCTTGAGCTGCAAGCCGATGACCTGCTCATTGATGAACGCCTGGGACGGAAAGAAGCCCTTCGGTTAGGGCTGTCTATCATTGGTATTCTGGGCATTTTGCTCGTTGCCAAACAAAGAAGTCTCATCCCACAGGTTCAACCTGTTATGGATGCCTTGATCAACCAGGCTGGTTTTCGCGTCAGCACTCAGCTATATCAGCGTATCCTAGCCCTTGCCCAAGAGCCTTAG
- a CDS encoding IS630 family transposase: protein MDKPDARHLSIETQNYLRQQAIRLREQGKRVKDISEYLGVHRNTVWEWWWEYEHYGEDALYQLERGRQVGEGRTLERWQEEAVQTAMQDHFPEDYQIDSALWTRRAVQALMEQVCQVKMPIRTVGEYLKRWGYTPKKPVERAYEQDPKTVQRWLEHEYPEIEQRAKTEGAEIAWGDESGVSSTEYGGRGYALLGTSPEIRPSERNRERVNYIASVSNQGGVQFMLYTCTLAAELFIRFCQRLIAKRQRKLFWIVDRHPVHRQQSVKQWLREHLEQIELFYLPSYSPELNPTEYFNGDVKQGVHDKPPSRNLKQLKGRVLSQLRKLQKLPARIRNYFKHPLIAYAAL from the coding sequence ATGGATAAACCAGATGCCAGGCACCTCTCGATAGAAACCCAAAACTACCTGCGGCAGCAAGCGATTCGCCTCCGAGAGCAGGGCAAACGGGTTAAAGACATTAGTGAGTATTTGGGCGTTCACCGCAACACGGTATGGGAATGGTGGTGGGAGTATGAACATTATGGAGAGGATGCTCTCTATCAGTTAGAGCGGGGACGACAAGTGGGGGAGGGGCGAACCTTGGAGCGCTGGCAGGAAGAGGCCGTGCAAACGGCGATGCAAGATCATTTTCCGGAAGATTACCAGATTGATAGTGCCCTGTGGACAAGACGAGCGGTGCAGGCATTAATGGAGCAAGTGTGTCAGGTGAAAATGCCAATTCGCACGGTGGGAGAGTATTTGAAACGCTGGGGGTACACGCCCAAGAAACCCGTAGAGCGAGCCTACGAGCAAGACCCAAAGACGGTACAACGGTGGTTGGAACACGAGTATCCGGAGATTGAGCAACGGGCCAAAACCGAAGGAGCAGAGATTGCTTGGGGGGATGAATCAGGCGTGTCCTCGACTGAGTATGGCGGACGAGGGTATGCCTTGCTGGGCACGTCTCCTGAGATTCGTCCCAGTGAGCGCAACCGAGAGCGCGTCAATTACATTGCCAGTGTGAGTAACCAGGGAGGAGTCCAGTTTATGCTCTACACTTGCACGTTGGCAGCAGAACTGTTCATCCGATTTTGCCAGCGGTTGATCGCCAAGCGCCAGCGGAAACTATTTTGGATTGTGGACCGGCATCCCGTGCATCGGCAACAGAGCGTGAAACAGTGGTTACGAGAACACCTCGAGCAGATTGAGTTATTTTACTTACCCTCCTATTCGCCAGAATTGAATCCAACTGAATACTTCAATGGTGATGTGAAGCAGGGCGTGCATGACAAACCACCGAGTCGTAATTTGAAGCAGTTGAAAGGGCGAGTGTTATCTCAATTGCGGAAGTTACAGAAGCTACCTGCTCGGATTAGAAATTATTTCAAGCATCCATTGATTGCTTATGCTGCGTTGTAG
- a CDS encoding restriction endonuclease, with product MKRSASSVPTFDAMLIPTIQALQILGGSGTTEEIYDQVAQILKLPDEVLEIPHGSSSQSEVEYRLAWSRTYLKKYGLLQNSARGVWSLLSTTINIDDLDPKEIVKTVRDAEKSKVVPSDPTTETVESIETLEELAWHQQVHKMLLGLEPSAFERLAQRLLRESGFIQVQVTGKSGDGGIDGVGIARINGFLSFHVLFQCKRYQGSVTAGQIRDFRGAMQGRTDKGLLITTGTFTRDAIKEATRDGAPPIDLIDGEQLVQRLKELGLGVKITMIESVEVDTAWFAKI from the coding sequence ATGAAGCGATCTGCCTCCTCAGTGCCAACATTTGATGCAATGCTTATACCCACAATTCAGGCTCTACAAATTCTGGGTGGGTCTGGTACAACTGAGGAGATTTATGACCAAGTGGCACAAATCCTCAAGTTGCCAGATGAAGTGCTTGAAATCCCACATGGAAGTAGCTCACAAAGTGAAGTTGAGTATCGTCTTGCATGGAGCCGTACCTATTTGAAGAAATATGGGCTTTTGCAGAATTCGGCACGGGGAGTATGGTCATTATTGTCAACCACTATCAATATTGATGACTTAGATCCCAAAGAAATTGTCAAAACTGTTCGAGATGCAGAAAAGAGCAAGGTTGTTCCTTCAGATCCAACCACCGAGACCGTTGAATCAATCGAAACCCTAGAAGAACTCGCATGGCATCAGCAGGTACATAAAATGCTTCTAGGGCTTGAACCATCTGCATTTGAGCGTTTGGCACAACGCCTACTGCGTGAATCGGGTTTTATCCAAGTTCAAGTTACTGGGAAGTCTGGCGATGGTGGCATTGATGGAGTCGGCATTGCCCGCATCAACGGCTTCTTGAGCTTCCATGTTCTTTTCCAATGTAAGCGTTACCAAGGATCAGTAACGGCGGGGCAAATTCGAGATTTTCGGGGAGCCATGCAAGGGCGCACTGACAAGGGATTATTGATCACAACCGGTACCTTCACCAGAGATGCAATTAAAGAGGCAACCAGAGATGGCGCACCCCCGATTGACTTGATTGATGGTGAGCAGCTAGTCCAACGCTTGAAAGAACTGGGACTTGGTGTCAAGATCACAATGATTGAGTCAGTAGAAGTTGATACAGCTTGGTTTGCAAAAATTTAA